The sequence GCAGCGTGCCGGAGACGACGCCCGGCATCGACAGCGGGAAGGTCACCTTGCGGAAGGTGGTCCACGGCTTGGCGTACAGGTCACCGGCCGCCTCGTGCAGCCGCCCGTCGATCCGCTCCAGCGAGGTGTACAGCGGCAGGATCATGAACGGCAGGAAGTTGTACGTCAGTCCGCACACCACCGCCAGTGGTGTGGCGAGGACGCGGTCGCCGGCCGTCCAGCCGAGCCAGTTGGTGAGGTCCAGGACGTGCAGCGAGTTCAGGGTGTGCACGACGGGGCCGTTGTCGGCGAGGATGGTCTTCCAGGCCAGGGTGCGGATCAGGAAGCTGGTGAAGAACGGCGCGATCACCAGGATCATGATCAGGTTCCGCCAGCGGCCCGCGCGAAAGGCGATCAGGTAGGCCAGCGGGTAGCCGAGCAGCAGGCACAGCACGGTGGCGGCGGCCGCGTAGAAGACGGAGCGCAGGAACTGGGGCCAGTACTCGCTCAGCGCGTCCCAGTAGGTCGCGAAGTGCCAGGTGACCTTGTAGCCCTCCTCCAGGGAGCCCTGCTGCACGGAGGTGGAGGCCTGGTAGATCATCGGCAGTGCGAAGAAGACGATCAGCCACAGGATGCCGGGCAGCAGCAGCGAGTACGGCGTGAACCGGCCCCGCTTGCGCGGGGGCTTCTTCTCCGGCGCGGTGGGCGCGAGGGGCGGGGGCGCCTCGGTGAGCGTCGACATCAGGCGGCCGCCTCTTCCTCGGTGCCCGCGTCGATGTCCTGGGCCGCGTCCAGGCCGAAGGTGTGGGCCGGACTCCAGTGCAGGACCACGTCGGCGCCGGGCACCAGCCGGCCGTCGCGCTCGACGTTCTGGACGTACACCGCGAGTTCGGGGCAGACCGGGCTGTCGATCACGTACTGCGTGGAGACCCCGATGAAGCTCGCGTCGGCGATCTTGCCCGTGAGGCGGTTGCGGCCCTCGGGTATCTCGCCCGCGTCGTCGGCGTGGGTGAGGGAGATCTTCTCCGGGCGGATGCCGACCAGCACCTTGCCGCCGGCGCTCGTGGGCGCCGAACATCGCGCCTTGGGCAGCACCAGCTTGCCGCCGCCGGCCTTGAGGACGATGTCGTCACCGCTGTCCGTGTCGACCTCGGCCTCGATGAGGTTGGAGGTGCCGAGGAAGTTCGCGACGAAGGTGGTGTTCGGGTTCTCGTACAGGTCGGTGGGCGAGCCGAGCTGCTCGACACGGCCCGCGTTCATCACGGCGACCGTGTCGGCCATGGTCATGGCCTCCTCCTGGTCGTGCGTGACGTGCACGAAGGTGATGCCGACCTCGGTCTGGATGCGCTTGAGCTCCAGCTGCATCTGGCGGCGCAGCTTGAGGTCGAGGGCGCCGAGCGGCTCGTCGAGGAGGAGCACCTTGGGGTGGTTGATGAGGGCGCGGGCGACGGCGACGCGCTGCTGCTGGCCGCCGGAGAGCTGGTGCGGCTTCTTGCGCGCCTGCTCGCCGAGCTGGACGAGGTCGAGCATGTCCTCGACCTGCTTCTTCACGCTCTTGATGCCGCGCCGGCGCAGGCCGAAGGCGACGTTCTCGAAGATGTCGAGGTGCGGGAAGAGGGCGTAGGACTGGAAGACCGTGTTCACCGGCCGCTTGTACGGCGGCAGGTGGGTCACCTCCTGGTCGCCGAGGTGGACCGCGCCCGTCGTGGGCTCCTCCAGGCCCGCGATCATGCGCAGGGTGGTGGTCTTGCCGCAGCCGGAGGCGCCGAGCAGGGCGAAGAAGGAGCCCTGGGGCACGGTCAGGTCCAGCGGCTGTACCGCGGTGAAGCCGTTGTCGTACGTCTTGCTGATACCGGAGAGGCGGACGTCGCCGCTGTTGTCTGGTGTCGTCATCGTCGTCGTCACGCCCCTGTGAGCTTCGAGAACTTCTGCTGGTAGGCCGTCTCTTCCTTCTGCGTCAGCGCGCGGAAGGCATGGGACTTCGCCTGCATGGCCTTGTCGGGAATGATCAGCGGATTCTTCGCCGCCGAAGCGTCGATTTTCGCAAGGTAGGGCTGCACTCCGGCGACGGGGCTCACGTAGTTGATGTAGGCGGCCAGCTCGGCGGCGGGCTCGGGCTGGTAGTAGTAGTCGATGAGCCGCTCGGCGTTCGTCTTGTGGCGCGCCCTGTTGGGGATGAGCAGGTTGTCCGTCGACGTCATGTAGCCGCTGTCGGGGATGACGTAGCCGACGTCCGGGCTGTCCGCCTGGAGCTGGACGATGTCGCCGCCCCAGGCCACACAGGCCGCGAAGTCGCCCTTGCTGAGGTCCGAGGTGTAGTCGTTGCCGGTGAAGCGGCGGATCTGGCCCTTGTCGACGGCCTTCTGGAGGCGGGCGATGACGGCGTCGAAGTCGTCGTCGGTGAACTTCGCCGGGTCCTTGCCCATGTCGAGCATGGTCATGCCGATGCTGTCGCGCATCTCGGTCAGGAAGCCGACGCGGCCCTTGAGCCTGGGGTTGTCGAGGAGGTCCGAGACCGACTTCACCTCGATGCCGTCCAGAGCCTTCTTGTTGAACGCGATGATGGTCGACACGCCCTGCCAGGGGTACGAGTACGCGCGGCCCGGGTCCCAGTCGGGGGCGCGGAACTGGTCCGAAAGGTTGGCGAAGGCGTGCGGCAGGTTGGACGGGTCCAGCTTCTGGACGTAGCCGAGCCGGATCATGCGGGCAGCCAGCCAGTCGGTGAGCACGACGAGGTCGCGGCCGGTGTCCTGGCCGGCGGCGAGCTGCGGCTGGATCTTGCCGAAGAACTCGTCGTTGTCGTTGATGTCCTCGGTGTACTTGACCTGGATGCCGGTCCGCTTGGTGAACGCGTCGAGCGTGGGGTGACTCTTGCCCTTTGCGTCCACGTCGATGTACTCGGGCCAGTTGGAGAAATTGACGATCTTCTCCGTGGCCGAGTGGTCGTCGGCGGAGACCCCGCCCTCGTTCTTGGTCGCCGCGGGGATCCCGCAGGCGCTCAGCGCCCCGAGTCCGCCGACCGCGAGCGCGCCGCCCGCCGAGGCGCGCAGCAGCGACCGGCGGGTCATCGCGGCCCGGCCGTGACGGAGACTGCGCCGTACGGCGGCGAATTCGACCGGCGTCAGACGGCCGGGCTCGTACTGCTCCATGCGCGTGGTGCCCTTTCGGGAGGGGTGGGCCTGGTCCGGGCCCGGTCGGCTAGCGGTCCCCGAAGACGGTGCGGTGCCAGTCCTTCGCGGCCACCGCGGTGTTGTCGAACATTACGTGCTTGACCTGCGTGTATTCCTCGAAGGAGTACGCCGACATGTCCTTGCCGAAGCCGGAGGCCTTGTATCCGCCGTGCGGCATCTCGCTGATGATCGGGATGTGGTCGTTGATCCACACACAGCCCGCCTTGATCTCGCGGGTGGCTCGGTTCGCGCGGTAGACATTGCCGGTCCACGCGGAGGCGGCGAGGCCGTACGGGGTGTCGTTGGCCAGCCGGATCCCCTCGTCGTCCCGGTCGAACGGCAGGACGACGAGGACCGGCCCGAAGATCTCGGACTGGACGATCTCGCTGTCCTGGGCCGCGTCGGCGATCAGCGTCGGCCGGTAGTAGGCGCCGTTCTCCAGCTCCCCCTCCGGGGCCTCGCCGCCGGTCACCACGCGCGCGTAGGCACGCGCACGGTCCACGAAGGCGGCGACCCGGTCGCGCTGGACGTGCGAGATGAGCGGCCCGAGGTCGGTGCCGGGGGCGAAGGGGTCCCCCAGCCGCACGGTCTCCATCAGGGCGGCTGTCCGCTCCACGAACGCCTCGTACAGCGGTCGCTGCACGTACGCGCGCGTGGCGGCCGTGCAGTCCTGGCCGGTGTTGATGAGCGATCCGGCGACGGCGCCGTGGACGGCGGCCTCCAGATCGGCGTCATCGAAGACGACGAAGGGGGCCTTGCCGCCCAGCTCCAGGTGCAGCCGCTTGACGGTGGCGGTGGCGATCTCGGCGACGCGCCTGCCGACGGCCGTGGACCCGGTGAACGAGGTCATGGCGACGTCGGGGTGGCCGACCAGGTGCTCGCCCGCCTCCTTCCCGGTCCCGGTGACGATGTTGATCACGCCGTCGGGGATACCGGCGTCCGTCGCCGCCTGCGCGAAGAGCAGCGAGGTCAGCGGAGTCAGCTCGGCGGGCTTCAGCACGATCGTGTTGCCCGCGGCGATCGCCGGGAGGATCTTCCACGCGGCCATCTGCAGGGGGTAGTTCCAGGGCGCGATGGACCCGACGACACCGATGGGTTCCCGGCGGACGTAGGAGGTGTGGTCGCCGGAGTACTCACCGGCGGACTGCCCCTGCAGGTGCCGGGCGGCGCCCGCGAAGAACGCGGTGTTGTCGATGGTGCCCGGCACGTCGAACTCACGGGTGAGCTTCAGCGGCTTTCCGCACTGCAGGGACTCCGCACGGGCGAACTCCTCGGCACGGTCGGCGAGTACGGCGGCGAACCGGTGCAGGGCGTCCGAGCGCTCGCCGGGGGTGGCCGAGGACCAGCCCGGGAACGCCGCGCGCGCGGCGGCCACGGCCGCGTCCACGTCGTCGGTGCCGGCCAGCTCGTAGGTGCACACCTCCTCACCGGTGGCGGGGTCGACCACGGCGTGGGTACGGCCCGAGGTGCCCTTCGCCGGCCGGCCCGCGATGAACTGCGCGCCCTCGGCGAATCGGTCCTCGGCGGGGAATCGTTCCGGGGTGGCGGTGCCCGGGTTGTGCATGTCGCTCTCCTCCGCCGTGTGCCCCGTCCCGGGGGGTGGGTGGCGTAGCTCCAGCTCGATTTGAGTGCCGATCCTGACAGAGCAAGTGGACTCCAACAAGTGATTCCGTTGTTGCCTTTTGGTTACGCGACGGAATCTGTCGACCAGGTGTCGAGTCGGGGCGGAAAAGGACGGACGGAGTGTCAGTGGTGCGTGCCAGACTCGCGTGCATGGGGAAGATCGACGGGGTGGAAGCCCTGATCAGCGAGGTCCGGGCCGGGGCGCACATCGAGTACCTCCACTTCTGGGGGCACCGCCCGAGGAAGGACGGGAGCATCGGCTCAAGCTGCCTGAGCCAGTGGTGGCCCTCGGCGTTCGTGGTCGACGGTGTCGAGTACGCGACGGCCGAGCACTGGATGATGGCGGGCAAGGCGCGGCTCTTCGAGGACGCCGAGGCCGAGCGCAGGATCCTGGCCGCCGGGCATCCCGCTCAGGCGAAGAAGGCGGGGCGGCTGGTCCGGGGCTTCGACGAGGCGATATGGGAGCGCGAGCGGTTCCGGATCGTGGTCGAGGGCAGCGTGCACAAGTTCGCGGCCGACGACGCGCTCCGCGCATTCCTGCTGGGCACCGGTGAGCGTGTGCTGGTGGAGGCGAGCCCGGTGGACCGGGTGTGGGGAATCGGGCTCGCTGCGACGGACGAGGCCGCGCTGGATCCGGAGCGGTGGAGGGGGCCGAACCTGCTGGGCTTCGCGTTCATGGAGGCGCGGGAGCAGCTGGCCTGACTAGTGCCCCGGCAGGCAACGTTTGCCCGTCAAGGAGCGGCGTCCGGTGCGTGCTCTCGGTGTGCCGGCCGGAAGCCCTCGTGCTGGACGTACTTGGGCTTCCGGGCGGTGCGGCGAGAGGGCGTGCCGGGCGTCGCGACGGGGCGAACGTTGCCTGTTGGGGCACTAGGTCCTGGCGTTCGGGACGGTCACGTGTCGGCCGCGATGAAGTAGGCGACCAGGCCCAGCGCCAGCACCACGCCCGCCGCGCCGCAGATGAGCCCCGCCAGGGCCGTCCCGGGGTTGGTCGCCTCTCCCCGCTTCGCCTTCCCCCGGCCGATCGCGCCGAAGACGATCGCGAGGATGCCCAGCACCAGGGCCACCGGCCACAGCACGAAGCCGACCGTCGCCAGGATGCCGCACACCAGGGCGGCCGTCCCCATGCCGTTGCTCGGCAGCACCTGCATGCCCGGCCAGCCGTAGCCGTCCGCGGCCGGGTAGGGAGCGGGGTACGGCTGCTGGGGCCCGCCGCCCGGCCAGCCGTAGACCGCCGTCGTGCCCGGGTAGCCGTACGGCACCTGACCGGGACCGTCGGGGGCGATCGGCGGCGGGGGGACGGGCTCCGGCCCCGGGTGCTGCCCGACGGGCGGGGCGTACGGGTGCGCGGGCGCGGCCGGCGGGGCGTACGGGTTCGGGGGCGGGGTGGGCGCCGGGGCGGCGAAGGGGGCCGCCGGGGGTGCGAACGGGGTGGCGGGAGACGGGCCGCCGGTCGTCGGCGGGGCCCAGGCCGAGGGGACGGCGCCGGCGGGCAGCGAGGCCGGCCCCTGCTGACCGTGGACGGCGCCGGGGCCGGGACCCTGCCCGGGAACCGAGTCCTGCGGGGACGCCGGCGGGACGTCCGCGGTCTTGCCGAGCGACACCCGGGGTGCGGCGGGCCGGTCACCGCCAGGGCGCTGCTCCGGTGGCGTGGACTGCGGCACCTCGTCGGACATCGTCAAGGACCCCTCTGCTGGACGTGCTGTCATGCTACGGGCAGCGCCGGAGCGGACCGGCCGGGGCCTACGATGATCCTGCGCAACCGATCAGCCGATCACCCCGCCCGCAGCACGGACCCGGTCCCGCGGGCGCCGTCCCGGGGAGGACCCCTTGACCGACCACAGCTCCGCACTCGCCTCCGCGGCGGCCGACCGCGATCTGCGGACCTTCATCGCCGGCCTCCCCAAGGCCGAACTGCACGTCCACCACGTCGGCTCGGCCTCCCCCCGCATCGTCTCCGAACTGGCCGCCCGCCACCGCGACTCCAGGGTCCCGGCCGACCCCGAGGCGCTCGCCGAGTACTTCACCTTCACCGACTTCGCGCACTTCATCGAGGTGTACCTGTCGGTGGTCGACCTGATCCGCACCCCCGAGGACGTCCGGCTGCTGACCTACGAGGTGGCACGGGACCTGGCCCGGCAGCAGGTGCGGTACGCCGAGCTGACCCTCACCCCGTTCTCCTCCACCCGGCGCGGCATCGACGCGCGGGCCTTCATGGCGGCCATCGAGGACGCCCGCAAGGCGGCCGAGGCCGAGTTCGGGACCGTGCTGCGCTGGTGCTTCGACATTCCGGGCGAGGCCGGTCTCGAGTCCGCCGAGGAGACCGCGCAGCTCGCCACCGACGACCGGTTCCGGCCGGAGGGCCTGGTGTCGTTCGGGCTCGGCGGGCCCGAGATCGGCGTGCCCCGGCCGCAGTTCAAGCCGTACTTCGACCGCGCCATCGCCGCCGGTCTGCACTCCGTGCCGCACGCCGGGGAGACCACCGGCCCCGAGACGGTGTGGGACTCGCTGGTCGAGCTGCGCGCCGAGCGGATCGGGCACGGCACCAGCTCCGCGCTCGACCCGAAGCTGCTCGCCCACCTCGCCGAGCACCGCATCCCGCTGGAGGTCTGCCCGACCTCCAACATCGCCACCCGCGCGGTGCGCTCCCTGGACGAGCACCCGGTCAGGGCGTTCGCCGAGGCCGGGGTGCTGGTCACGATCAACTCCGACGACCCGCCGATGTTCGGCACCGACCTCAACAACGAGTACGCGGTCGCGGCCCGGCTCCTGGAGCTGGACGAGCGCGGCATCGCCGACCTCGCCAAGAACGCCGTCGAGGCGTCCTTCCTGGACCCGGCGGGCAAGGCGCGGATCGCGGCGGAGATCGACACGTACACCACCACCTGGCTCGCCCGCTGACCGTGCGGCCCCGCCACAATGGGGGCCATGCAGACCGTGACCGCCGTGGCTCACCGCGGCGCCCCCTACCACGTCCGTGAGAACACCGTCGACTCACTGCGTTGCGCGCTCGACCAGGGCGCGG comes from Streptomyces sp. FXJ1.172 and encodes:
- a CDS encoding NADAR family protein; this encodes MGKIDGVEALISEVRAGAHIEYLHFWGHRPRKDGSIGSSCLSQWWPSAFVVDGVEYATAEHWMMAGKARLFEDAEAERRILAAGHPAQAKKAGRLVRGFDEAIWERERFRIVVEGSVHKFAADDALRAFLLGTGERVLVEASPVDRVWGIGLAATDEAALDPERWRGPNLLGFAFMEAREQLA
- a CDS encoding ABC transporter ATP-binding protein — its product is MTTPDNSGDVRLSGISKTYDNGFTAVQPLDLTVPQGSFFALLGASGCGKTTTLRMIAGLEEPTTGAVHLGDQEVTHLPPYKRPVNTVFQSYALFPHLDIFENVAFGLRRRGIKSVKKQVEDMLDLVQLGEQARKKPHQLSGGQQQRVAVARALINHPKVLLLDEPLGALDLKLRRQMQLELKRIQTEVGITFVHVTHDQEEAMTMADTVAVMNAGRVEQLGSPTDLYENPNTTFVANFLGTSNLIEAEVDTDSGDDIVLKAGGGKLVLPKARCSAPTSAGGKVLVGIRPEKISLTHADDAGEIPEGRNRLTGKIADASFIGVSTQYVIDSPVCPELAVYVQNVERDGRLVPGADVVLHWSPAHTFGLDAAQDIDAGTEEEAAA
- a CDS encoding DUF4190 domain-containing protein, whose translation is MSDEVPQSTPPEQRPGGDRPAAPRVSLGKTADVPPASPQDSVPGQGPGPGAVHGQQGPASLPAGAVPSAWAPPTTGGPSPATPFAPPAAPFAAPAPTPPPNPYAPPAAPAHPYAPPVGQHPGPEPVPPPPIAPDGPGQVPYGYPGTTAVYGWPGGGPQQPYPAPYPAADGYGWPGMQVLPSNGMGTAALVCGILATVGFVLWPVALVLGILAIVFGAIGRGKAKRGEATNPGTALAGLICGAAGVVLALGLVAYFIAADT
- a CDS encoding ABC transporter substrate-binding protein is translated as MEQYEPGRLTPVEFAAVRRSLRHGRAAMTRRSLLRASAGGALAVGGLGALSACGIPAATKNEGGVSADDHSATEKIVNFSNWPEYIDVDAKGKSHPTLDAFTKRTGIQVKYTEDINDNDEFFGKIQPQLAAGQDTGRDLVVLTDWLAARMIRLGYVQKLDPSNLPHAFANLSDQFRAPDWDPGRAYSYPWQGVSTIIAFNKKALDGIEVKSVSDLLDNPRLKGRVGFLTEMRDSIGMTMLDMGKDPAKFTDDDFDAVIARLQKAVDKGQIRRFTGNDYTSDLSKGDFAACVAWGGDIVQLQADSPDVGYVIPDSGYMTSTDNLLIPNRARHKTNAERLIDYYYQPEPAAELAAYINYVSPVAGVQPYLAKIDASAAKNPLIIPDKAMQAKSHAFRALTQKEETAYQQKFSKLTGA
- a CDS encoding ABC transporter permease, which encodes MSTLTEAPPPLAPTAPEKKPPRKRGRFTPYSLLLPGILWLIVFFALPMIYQASTSVQQGSLEEGYKVTWHFATYWDALSEYWPQFLRSVFYAAAATVLCLLLGYPLAYLIAFRAGRWRNLIMILVIAPFFTSFLIRTLAWKTILADNGPVVHTLNSLHVLDLTNWLGWTAGDRVLATPLAVVCGLTYNFLPFMILPLYTSLERIDGRLHEAAGDLYAKPWTTFRKVTFPLSMPGVVSGTLLTFIPAAGDYVNSELLGSTDTRMIGNVIQTQFLRILDYPTAAALSFILMAAILAMVTIYIRRAGTEDLV
- a CDS encoding gamma-aminobutyraldehyde dehydrogenase translates to MHNPGTATPERFPAEDRFAEGAQFIAGRPAKGTSGRTHAVVDPATGEEVCTYELAGTDDVDAAVAAARAAFPGWSSATPGERSDALHRFAAVLADRAEEFARAESLQCGKPLKLTREFDVPGTIDNTAFFAGAARHLQGQSAGEYSGDHTSYVRREPIGVVGSIAPWNYPLQMAAWKILPAIAAGNTIVLKPAELTPLTSLLFAQAATDAGIPDGVINIVTGTGKEAGEHLVGHPDVAMTSFTGSTAVGRRVAEIATATVKRLHLELGGKAPFVVFDDADLEAAVHGAVAGSLINTGQDCTAATRAYVQRPLYEAFVERTAALMETVRLGDPFAPGTDLGPLISHVQRDRVAAFVDRARAYARVVTGGEAPEGELENGAYYRPTLIADAAQDSEIVQSEIFGPVLVVLPFDRDDEGIRLANDTPYGLAASAWTGNVYRANRATREIKAGCVWINDHIPIISEMPHGGYKASGFGKDMSAYSFEEYTQVKHVMFDNTAVAAKDWHRTVFGDR